The nucleotide sequence GGTGAGTTTGTCAACTCTGTTGCGATCGCTGCAGGCCTCGTTTCAGCTTCAGGCTACCCAAAAAAATCTAGCCCTCAGCCTAGAGCAAGCTGCTAATCTTCCAGACTATATTTACGTAGATCACCAAAAACTGCGGCAGATTCTCACGAATCTGATGGACAACGCGCTGAAATTTACCGCGCAAGGACACATTACCCTACGAGCACGCCTTCAAGATCCGCCATCTAATGAACCGTTGTCGGCCCAAAACGACTCGGGAACGGTCATGCTGATGATTGAAATTATCGATACAGGGGTTGGGATTCCAGCCGAGTCTCTCGATATGATTTTTGAGATGTTTACGCAGATTCCCTATAATGGTCTGATGCCCAATGGCACTGGGGTAGGGCTAGCCCTCAGCCGTCGTTTAGCCACGGTGATGGGCGGCATGTTGACGGTTAAAAGTCAGCCTGACCAAGGCAGCACCTTTTGCCTGACGGTGCCGGTGCGCCACGTCATAGAAAGCGCCGAGATCTTGGATGATCTAGTGCGGTTTTCACCAGAGTTGTCCACCTATCGAGTGGGTGTTGTGGAGGCATCTCAAGTGCGACGGCTCCTGCTCAGCCAATGGCTATCAGAAGCAGGGTTTCAAGTGCAGATGGCTAACGATCGCCCCTCTTGTCTTCAGCAAATTCGCCATTGGCAGCCCCACGTCGTCGTGTTGGGAGAGGTTCCTGAGCTATCCGCCCAAATCATTCAGTCCTACCTCTTGGCTGACCCAAAAGCATCGCTACCCAAGGTGCTGCGGGTGTTAACGCTCGATTCTAGCCATCATTCCAACATAGATGCCCAGAAATCCCTGTATCCTGAAACCGTAGCTGTTCTGAATCCACCCCTTGTACGCGATCGCCTCTTCAGTGAAATTACGGAACTTTTGGGTATCTCTAGCCTATACGATGGGGAGGATGAAGGAGTTAGCTTCGGTCATCCAGGCCGGATTGCCCCCACAACTCTTGATCCAGAGGCACTCTCCGCCATGCCTAGGGACTGGATTAATCAACTCCACCAAGCTGCTCTACGCTGTGACCACCGCGCTATTTATGCCTTAATCGGTCAGATTCCCGCCACTGCTTCTTGTCTTGCCACTCCCCTCGCCGCATTAACTCACCAGTTTCGGTTTGACCTGATTAGTGAGTTGACTCAGACTCACATCTAACTCTTGATGCTGGTTCTCATTGGCGAGCTATCGTTATATCGTTTGTGTCAGATCGTTTGTGTCGGAAATAGATTCTGTGGATTATTCTATCCATCGTCCCTCGTCGCTTGATCCGGCTGATTGTGACCATGAACCCCTGCAGACTCCAGGCTGTATTCAACCTCACGGTGTTTTGCTGGTTTTGGAGGCAGGTCTCATCCTTCAGCAGGTGAGCGATAATATCGAAGACCTTTTGGGGCTAACGCCAGACGCTGCCTTGGGGAATTCTCTTACCTGCCTCATGTCCGTCCGCCAGACAGAGGCGATCGCTCAATGGTTGACTCAGGAACCGCTAGAGCTGGTCAATCCTTTTTTGGTAGTGGTGCGCACGGCTCCCAAGGGACGGCGACGGTTTCAAGGAACGCTGCACCGGGTGGGCGATCGCGTCATTCTAGAGCTAGAACCCCAGCACAAACCCATTCATCGCAGCTCCATCGAGTTTTATCAGCAGTTCAAACAGGCGATCGCCTCGGTGCGCTATGCCCATACTCTTGACCAGTTGGCCCAAGGCATTGCCCAGGAAGTCCACCGTCTGAGTGGTTTTGCGCGGGTGATGGTCTATCGTTTTGAGATGGATCAAAGCGGTGTAGTCATCGCTGAAGCTAAAC is from Candidatus Obscuribacterales bacterium and encodes:
- a CDS encoding ATP-binding protein; amino-acid sequence: MSHELRTPLNAILGFAQVMRHDEWVCDEHRDYLDIMIQSSEHLLGLIDNILDMARTTSGDMPRIERAVSLSTLLRSLQASFQLQATQKNLALSLEQAANLPDYIYVDHQKLRQILTNLMDNALKFTAQGHITLRARLQDPPSNEPLSAQNDSGTVMLMIEIIDTGVGIPAESLDMIFEMFTQIPYNGLMPNGTGVGLALSRRLATVMGGMLTVKSQPDQGSTFCLTVPVRHVIESAEILDDLVRFSPELSTYRVGVVEASQVRRLLLSQWLSEAGFQVQMANDRPSCLQQIRHWQPHVVVLGEVPELSAQIIQSYLLADPKASLPKVLRVLTLDSSHHSNIDAQKSLYPETVAVLNPPLVRDRLFSEITELLGISSLYDGEDEGVSFGHPGRIAPTTLDPEALSAMPRDWINQLHQAALRCDHRAIYALIGQIPATASCLATPLAALTHQFRFDLISELTQTHI